A single window of Halotalea alkalilenta DNA harbors:
- the dapF gene encoding diaminopimelate epimerase, with protein MLLHFTKMHGLGNDFMVVDLVTQRARLDSHQVRELADRHFGIGFDQLLLVEPPRHPDMDFRYRIFNADGGEVENCGNGARCFARFVLDQRLTRKRELKVETSGGPLTLKVGSDDRITVEMGTPVLEASQVPFEAKHDGPKHQLRLDTPIDGIEQVEFGVVSMGNPHAVLLVDSVATAPVATLGPVLESHRRFPNRVNVGFMEVVDRRHIRLRVFERGVGETLACGTGACAAVVTGIQQGLLDQRVEVELPGGRLTIEWPGEGHQVVMTGPAEKVFDGRLEL; from the coding sequence ATGCTTCTACACTTCACCAAGATGCATGGACTGGGCAACGACTTCATGGTCGTCGATCTGGTGACCCAGCGCGCGCGCCTCGACAGCCACCAGGTGCGCGAGCTCGCCGACCGCCACTTCGGCATCGGCTTCGACCAGCTGCTGCTGGTCGAGCCGCCGCGCCACCCGGACATGGATTTCCGCTACCGGATCTTCAACGCCGACGGCGGCGAGGTCGAGAACTGCGGCAACGGCGCGCGCTGCTTCGCGCGCTTCGTCCTCGACCAGCGCCTGACCAGAAAGCGCGAGCTCAAGGTCGAGACCAGCGGCGGCCCGCTCACGCTCAAGGTGGGTAGCGACGACCGGATCACGGTCGAGATGGGCACGCCGGTGCTCGAAGCGTCGCAGGTACCGTTCGAGGCAAAACACGATGGGCCCAAGCACCAGCTGCGCCTCGACACCCCGATCGACGGCATCGAGCAGGTCGAGTTCGGCGTGGTCTCGATGGGCAATCCTCATGCGGTGCTGCTGGTCGACTCGGTGGCCACTGCGCCGGTCGCCACCCTCGGCCCGGTGCTCGAATCGCACCGCCGCTTTCCCAACCGGGTCAACGTCGGCTTCATGGAAGTGGTCGATCGGCGCCACATCCGCCTGCGGGTATTCGAGCGCGGCGTCGGCGAGACCCTGGCCTGCGGCACCGGCGCCTGCGCCGCAGTGGTCACGGGCATCCAGCAGGGCCTGCTCGACCAGCGCGTCGAGGTCGAGCTGCCCGGTGGACGACTGACGATCGAATGGCCAGGCGAAGGCCACCAAGTGGTGATGACCGGCCCGGCCGAAAAGGTCTTCGACGGCAGGCTCGAGCTATGA